Within Lytechinus pictus isolate F3 Inbred chromosome 7, Lp3.0, whole genome shotgun sequence, the genomic segment AGATGATAACTTGATGAGAAAATAAAGTGGAGGGTTAATAAAGATCCTCAAGGGGTGTGGTACTACGCTCGCGTTATCGGGAATCGGAAGCAAGCTGCACGCACAGCCGGGGTACCGGTTGGTTCGGCGGCCGTGTACGTACGTAGGGGAAGCTACCGCGAGCCAGCTAGCTATTATATCTTGATCGAGCCTCGGCGAGGAGCTCGAACGAAAGTACGGTACACGAACACTGAGGAGCGCCGATTTCTGACCGTCGAGGAGAGCCAAATTATAACAAGTTGAGAGGTGATTATTTATGGTAGCGGCAGCCATGGCATtctatgaattttcaaataggTTAGGCTTAGATCATTaatatgaagggaaaaaatgaGTAGACTGTAAATCTCGAATCTTCAACGAGTGATGTTGTCCCATACGTTGAGTTTGGTGTACGGTAGTCCGACCAAACTAATACTAATAGACGCATGGATCTGGATTCTGGAGagtatttgttatttattaaacaCAGGGAGCTATGGAAAAATCGGGAGGAAATTATAAACGATTtaagaaaatatcaaatgaaacaGAGCCTCAGAAGAAATTAATCACACACCTCAATTTTATGGATGATTTATCAATGTTTTCCTGTTGACTGTTTGTTACAGTTAGGCCCTAGttagttttttttatgttacttttgtgatttaaaaaaatatcagagtatatgaaaaaaaaaatcctgaaaaaaatgaagattggCGTTCGATGACCtctacattaaaaaatgatCAAACAGGACCTGGTATGGCCATATAGATGCACaagaaacaaagtttttttgtACTGGGAAATTCCCTTCGTTCTGAGCTCTGCTCAAACTTAAGAAACGAGCAAACATAAAGTCATAATTACCGCGCGGGTGCCAACTAACTCGGCTTCACCGAAAAATTAGGTGCCGAGATTTCCTATATTTGATCGTTATTTTGTGTGTATTGAATACCAACTGATTGCAGTGTTTTCTACTGTGATTTCAATTGATTTGTGTATTTTAATACCAATCTTATctttgggttggggttagggttagagtACTTAGGTTTTACAATGGACAACTTGGCAcataattgtttatttattattatcggCAGGCTGAAGCAATGTCACATCTCCAGGGCTAATTGGCCCATTGACATGGTGCAACTGCTTCAATTCCATGTCCCCACTTGCAGAATTTTATGTTTGCATCAAGGTTTACATAATAGTGAGACTCGTAGTTGCCACCTCTCCCATTGGCATTAGAACTTGTGCTAGTTACTTATTTTATATACCagtacttattcttaaacaaaTCTGTTTTCTATTTTGCAGAACTTGGATTGAAATGTTCTACTTAGAGGTGTACTTCATAAAGCAAGATGCATTGTACAATGCTGCAGTACTCAATCTGTGCCCTTGTGGTGTTGCTGACACTTTTACAACTCATACAACTTACCATGATCTCATGGTTGGATAACATCAGTCCTAACCACATACAAAATAGAGCAAGAGAAGTGTTACCAATGTCAGACATGCAGAAGCAGAATAAAACACATCAACAACGAGAACAACTCATCCACATTACTTTGCCAGCAGCAAAGCTGAACACATATGGCTCTTATCAAATATTCTATGATATCTCAAAGACTCAACAAAGACTCAAATCAATTAAGACGAGAGATATTACTCTTGTCTCACACAGTTCTAtgaataatttatatcatttacCAGAGTTAGTGGACAGGTGGAAAGGACCAATTTCTTTGGCTGTGTTTGGGAGTTTATCTGATGTAAAAACTCTTGTAAGTTATGTCATGTCTCTAAAAGAATGTATAATAGGAGTGAGAAGAAATGTGACATTCCATTTAGTCCATCCTGTTAACTCATTATCAGAAGAGGCTGAAGTATTTGGGTCGGTCCATAATAAACATTCTTTCATGGTACCTTTGATAGATTGCAGTAAACTTATGGATGCAATTAAGGCGTCATATAGCAGTGTGCAGAATTACgctgaagatggcattttgtaTCCAAATAATCTGTTGAGGAATGTTGGCCGTTCAAACATTTTAACAGAATATCATTTAGTGCTGGATATCGATATGCTTCCAAGCGTTGGTCTGCGGGAGAAGTTCTTAAACTTTGTGAAGGGTTCATCGTCTCTATGGCTGGATGAAGACATGGTGCATCAGATGGTTTTTGTATTACCAGCATTTGAGATGGATATTGAAGCAG encodes:
- the LOC129265050 gene encoding beta-1,4-glucuronyltransferase 1-like: MHCTMLQYSICALVVLLTLLQLIQLTMISWLDNISPNHIQNRAREVLPMSDMQKQNKTHQQREQLIHITLPAAKLNTYGSYQIFYDISKTQQRLKSIKTRDITLVSHSSMNNLYHLPELVDRWKGPISLAVFGSLSDVKTLVSYVMSLKECIIGVRRNVTFHLVHPVNSLSEEAEVFGSVHNKHSFMVPLIDCSKLMDAIKASYSSVQNYAEDGILYPNNLLRNVGRSNILTEYHLVLDIDMLPSVGLREKFLNFVKGSSSLWLDEDMVHQMVFVLPAFEMDIEAVSKVPRDKMELLNYLEEDRVRQFYVKACSYCQNHTDYVKWTSLQSVTGKLSVAYTVEWKPLWEPFYISRSDIPIYDERFRQYGYNRISQICELYMAGFNFAVLDKAFIVHKGFKEKTEFHQQKDEENRKNYYLFLEFHTALQTKYPETKRRCIK